DNA from Desulfovibrio sp. TomC:
GTCAATCTCGCGAGGCATGCGCCGGCCTGTTGTCCCCGCATTGTTGAATCGCTCATCGAAGCGTTCGCCTCCAGCGAAACCTTCGATTTTGTCCTGTGCGAAGGCGTCATCCCCCTGCAAAACGATCCTGCGGCGATGACCCGCAAAGTTGCAGCCCATACGACGCCCGGCGGGGTGTTCGTCATGACGGCGGCTGACAGCATCTCCTATTTGGCCGATCTGCTCCGAAGAATATATGGGCAAGCTCTCTTGGCCGGAAGCAGCGAATCGCTCGCCAGCCAGGTGGAGATGCTCCTCCCTGTGTTCAAACCGCATTTGGATACACTGCCGGCCATGAGTCGTCCCTACCCGGATTGGATTCTCGACAACATACTGCAGCCCTTTGTCGGGAAGCTCTACTCGCTGGCCGAAGCCATAGACGCACTCGCGGACAGCTTCACCTTCCACGGAAGCTCGCCCGATTTTATGACGGATTGGCGATGGTACAAATCCTTGTTCGGAGAAGCCCGCGACTTCAACGCCAGAGCCCGGGATTGTTACGCCAGCAATCTGCACAACCTGCTGGATCATCGGTACGTCTGGGAACCTCGAAATCCAGGGGACAATGCTGTCCTCAAAAAGCATTGCGACGCGATTTTCGCGCTCTGCCTGGCGCATCAATCTGCCCTACATCCGCCAATCCTGCTGGATGTCGCCAAGCACGTGGAGGCCATAGCCGCCTTCACGGCAAACTTTTCCCCGCAAACGGCCACGGCGCTTCGCGACTACGCTGGCGGCATACGGTCCATGGCTGCTGGAACCGCGCCCGAACAACTCGATGAGTTTTGCGCCCTTTTCGGACGCGGGCAGCAATATGTCTCCTTTCTTCGAAACGAACCGG
Protein-coding regions in this window:
- a CDS encoding class I SAM-dependent methyltransferase, with translation MPVARAFIDYYAANKISPVSQDISDIAKHMQRRSSLLRLLGIPPSYVRGKSVIEFGPGGGHNAVHLARLGPTTYVLVDGNPTGLEQVRVNLARHAPACCPRIVESLIEAFASSETFDFVLCEGVIPLQNDPAAMTRKVAAHTTPGGVFVMTAADSISYLADLLRRIYGQALLAGSSESLASQVEMLLPVFKPHLDTLPAMSRPYPDWILDNILQPFVGKLYSLAEAIDALADSFTFHGSSPDFMTDWRWYKSLFGEARDFNARARDCYASNLHNLLDHRYVWEPRNPGDNAVLKKHCDAIFALCLAHQSALHPPILLDVAKHVEAIAAFTANFSPQTATALRDYAGGIRSMAAGTAPEQLDEFCALFGRGQQYVSFLRNEPDIGL